The following proteins are encoded in a genomic region of Sebastes fasciatus isolate fSebFas1 chromosome 14, fSebFas1.pri, whole genome shotgun sequence:
- the LOC141782630 gene encoding muscleblind-like protein 2a isoform X6: MALNISSSRDTKWLTLEVCRQFQRGNCSRSDEECKFAHPPKSCQVDNGRVVACFDSLKGRCSRENCKYLHPPSHLKTQLEINGRNNLIQQKTAAAVLAQQMQLMIPGPSLQSMPTFHVTQGLGTNTGLGYGSYMTPMSHGMSHGMSHGMSHGMSHGMSHGMSHGMSLIPTDNLSSTQVLLSGSPPITAQSSSSSSSSSSSSPSQKLQRADKLEVCREFQRGNCARGETDCRFAHPSDSPMIDTTDNTVTVCMDYIKSRCSREKCKYFHPPAHLQAKIKSSQQQVSHTAVAAQAAAAAMAYPYSIPLPKRQAFEKSSWASSLLSPSFLHYQQALANSQLQQHTAAFYPTGSVFCMAPGNGMDHPQVTTRDRSQCRVAAVKYAKQLLCKYPVNTTHNLQAAC; encoded by the exons ATGGCGTTGAACATTTCTTCatcaagagacacaaaatggctAACTCTGGAAGTCTGTCGACAGTTTCAGCGGGGAAACTGTTCACGTAGTGATGAGGAATGCAAATTTGCTCATCCACCGAAGAGCTGCCAAGTTGACAATGGGAGAGTAGTTGCCTGCTTTGACTCACTGAAG GGCCGATGCTCAAGAGAAAACTGCAAGTATCTTCATCCACCTTCACACTTAAAAACCCAGTTAGAGATAAATGGGCGCAACAATCTCATCCAGCAgaagacagcagcagctgtgctCGCCCAACAGATGCAGCTCATGATCCCAGGACCCAGCCTACAGTCTATG CCAACATTTCATGTTACACAGGGACTGGGCACAAATACTGGTCTTGGTTATGGTTCATACATGACACCTATGAGCCATGGAATGAGCCATGGAATGAGCCATGGAATGAGCCATGGAATGAGCCATGGAATGAGCCATGGAATGAGCCATGGAATGAGCCTCATCCCAACAGACAACCTCTCCAGCACCCAAGTTCTTCTTTCCGGGAGCCCACCCATCACGGCCcagagctcctcctcctcttcttcttcttcttcttcgtctccCTCACAGAAGCTGCAGCGTGCAGACAAACTAGAG GTGTGCCGCGAATTTCAGCGGGGAAACTGTGCGAGAGGGGAGACAGATTGCCGCTTCGCTCACCCCAGTGACAGCCCAATGATTGACACCACAGATAACACTGTCACTGTTTGCATGGACTACATCAAGAGCCGCTGCTCCAGGGAGAAGTGCAAGTATTTTCACCCGCCTGCACACTTGCAGGCCAAAATCAAATCCAGTCAACAGCAAGTCAGTCACACAGCCGTGGCAGCCCAGGCCGCAGCTGCAGCCATG GCCTATCCCTACAGTATACCCCTACCAAAGAGACAAGCTTTTGAGAAGAGCAGCTGGGCCAGCTCTCTCCTCAGCCCCAGTTTTTTGCACTACCAACAGGCTCTGGCCAActcacagctgcagcagcacactGCTGCATTTTATCCCACAG GTTCTGTCTTCTGCATGGCTCCCGGTAACGGCATGG ATCATCCTCAAGTAACCACCAGAGACAGAAGTCAGTGCCGTGTTGCTGCTGTTAAATACGCCAAACAACTGCTCTGTAAATACCCTGTTAACACCACACACAACTTACAAGCTGCATGCTGA